One Roseomonas sp. OT10 DNA segment encodes these proteins:
- a CDS encoding ABC transporter permease: protein MNTFLQILIGGLLQGGVFAMVALGFSLVYRVTGIVNLSQGAFCVLGAMAMYFLQSVLGLPMPLALAGAALATVVIAVLLGSFTLLPAISTLPPSSTLMLTAGLLTFFEGLVLILWGSQPYAMPPFSGEAPVVIGGLRIPSQGLWVIGACAVMIAALWYLLQRTRTGRALRACAENTTAARLMGIDVPRMMLLSLALAAFIGAVTGVTIAPIASMQFDTANFYTTFGFIAVAIGGIGSFVGAVAGGLVLGVATQFAAGYLSEIFSTTLALVLLLAVLVLRPSGLFSAGRAQRTDVRVDRHAHRSIVRFDSRASIALGLALLALLAAAPVLPLPAGMTGSLCIALIVFIAVLGLDVLMGFAGQVSLGQSGFMAIGGYAAAILSATYGLSPFLSILAALLLSGTCAAVLALVTMQLRGHYLALATLAFALLIDSLAVGLVDLTGGPSGFVGIPVLEIGPVAFDTTERMYYLILAVVVLLVLLFAGGLRSGFGRALMSVRADQAAASALGMRVGYIKVVAMVLSALLGSLSGSLYAFQFQFLSPDMVSTMRSFQLIAMLVLGGEATLIGGFLGVVLLTLLPTLFQPLATYRMLAEGALLVLVFRFLPEGLYGRAVMVLDRAWPVAPSPGRLAARETRA, encoded by the coding sequence ATGAACACCTTTCTCCAGATCCTGATCGGCGGCCTGCTGCAGGGTGGCGTCTTCGCCATGGTCGCGCTGGGCTTCTCCCTCGTCTACCGCGTCACCGGCATCGTCAACCTGTCCCAGGGCGCCTTCTGCGTCCTGGGCGCGATGGCCATGTACTTCCTGCAATCCGTGCTGGGGCTGCCGATGCCGCTGGCCCTGGCCGGCGCGGCCCTGGCGACTGTCGTGATCGCGGTGCTGCTGGGCTCCTTCACCCTCTTGCCGGCAATCTCCACCCTGCCGCCCAGTTCCACGCTGATGCTGACGGCGGGCCTTCTGACCTTTTTCGAGGGGCTGGTGCTCATCCTCTGGGGCAGTCAGCCCTATGCGATGCCCCCCTTCTCGGGCGAGGCGCCGGTCGTCATCGGTGGCCTGCGCATCCCGTCCCAGGGCCTCTGGGTCATCGGCGCCTGCGCGGTGATGATTGCGGCGCTCTGGTACCTGCTGCAGCGCACGCGCACCGGCCGTGCCTTGCGCGCCTGCGCCGAGAACACGACCGCCGCACGGCTGATGGGCATCGACGTGCCCCGGATGATGCTGCTCAGCCTCGCCCTCGCAGCGTTCATCGGCGCCGTGACCGGGGTAACGATCGCGCCCATCGCCTCCATGCAGTTTGACACGGCGAACTTCTACACCACCTTCGGCTTCATCGCGGTGGCCATCGGGGGCATCGGCTCCTTCGTAGGCGCGGTGGCTGGCGGGTTGGTGCTGGGCGTGGCGACCCAGTTCGCAGCCGGCTACCTGTCTGAGATCTTCTCCACCACCCTCGCCCTGGTGCTGCTGCTCGCGGTGCTGGTGCTACGCCCTTCCGGGCTGTTCAGCGCGGGGCGGGCGCAGCGGACAGATGTACGGGTGGACCGGCACGCCCACCGCTCGATAGTGCGCTTCGACAGCCGCGCTTCCATCGCCCTCGGGCTCGCGCTGCTCGCCCTCCTCGCGGCAGCCCCGGTGCTGCCTCTGCCGGCGGGCATGACCGGCTCCCTCTGCATCGCGCTGATCGTGTTCATCGCGGTGCTCGGGCTGGACGTGCTCATGGGCTTCGCCGGCCAGGTCAGCCTTGGCCAATCCGGCTTCATGGCCATCGGCGGCTATGCGGCCGCCATCCTTTCCGCCACCTACGGCCTGTCGCCCTTCCTCAGCATCCTCGCCGCTCTGCTGCTGTCCGGCACCTGCGCCGCGGTGCTCGCGCTGGTGACGATGCAGCTGCGCGGCCATTATCTCGCGCTGGCCACCCTCGCTTTTGCGCTGCTGATCGATTCACTGGCCGTCGGTTTGGTCGATCTGACGGGCGGCCCATCCGGCTTCGTGGGCATCCCGGTGCTGGAGATCGGGCCGGTCGCCTTCGACACGACGGAACGGATGTACTATCTGATCCTCGCTGTCGTCGTGCTGCTGGTGCTGCTCTTCGCGGGGGGGCTGCGCTCCGGCTTCGGCCGCGCCTTGATGTCGGTGCGCGCGGACCAGGCCGCAGCCTCGGCCCTTGGCATGCGGGTCGGCTACATCAAAGTCGTGGCCATGGTGCTGAGCGCGCTGCTCGGGTCGTTGTCCGGCAGCCTGTACGCCTTCCAGTTCCAATTTCTGTCGCCCGACATGGTATCCACCATGCGGTCCTTCCAGCTCATTGCCATGCTGGTGCTGGGCGGCGAGGCGACACTGATCGGCGGGTTCTTAGGGGTGGTGCTGCTGACCCTGTTGCCAACCCTGTTCCAGCCCCTGGCAACCTACCGTATGCTGGCGGAGGGGGCGCTGCTGGTGCTCGTCTTCCGCTTTCTGCCAGAGGGTCTCTACGGGCGCGCGGTCATGGTGCTCGACCGGGCGTGGCCGGTTGCACCATCCCCAGGACGGCTGGCTGCGCGGGAGACGCGTGCATGA
- a CDS encoding ABC transporter ATP-binding protein, translated as MTSIALQALGLSKRFGGVLALRDASFAVTEGSLCALIGPNGAGKSTIFNLVTNFYPASSGEVLLFGERLAGRSAAGIAAAGLVRTFQTARVFPGMTTLQNLLAGARMREHSSAAAQMLWLPGARREERALTRQAEALLDLVGLSAFRDAAATDLPMGAQKMLEVIRALMARPRVLLLDEPAAGLNDTETSELSALLCAVRAHGITVMVVEHNMNLVMNIADQIVVLDAGSVVADGTPAEIRINPRVIEAYIGKDEMSGA; from the coding sequence ATGACCAGCATCGCCCTTCAGGCCCTCGGCCTGTCCAAGCGCTTCGGCGGCGTGCTGGCCCTGCGGGACGCGTCTTTCGCGGTGACGGAGGGCAGCCTCTGTGCGCTCATCGGCCCCAACGGCGCTGGCAAGTCCACCATCTTCAACCTGGTTACCAACTTCTACCCGGCGAGTTCGGGCGAGGTCTTGCTGTTCGGCGAGCGCCTGGCGGGCCGCTCCGCCGCGGGCATCGCCGCAGCCGGGCTGGTCCGTACCTTTCAGACGGCCCGCGTCTTTCCCGGCATGACGACGCTGCAGAACCTGCTGGCCGGGGCGCGCATGCGCGAGCATTCCTCCGCCGCGGCGCAGATGTTGTGGCTGCCGGGCGCGCGGCGGGAGGAGCGGGCCCTCACCCGCCAGGCGGAGGCGCTCCTCGATCTCGTCGGCCTTTCGGCCTTCCGCGATGCGGCCGCCACCGATCTGCCCATGGGCGCGCAAAAGATGCTGGAGGTGATTCGCGCCCTGATGGCGCGCCCCCGCGTGCTGTTGCTGGATGAACCTGCCGCCGGGTTGAACGACACCGAAACGTCGGAGCTGTCCGCCCTGCTTTGCGCCGTGCGCGCCCATGGCATCACGGTGATGGTAGTGGAGCACAACATGAACCTCGTGATGAACATCGCCGATCAGATCGTGGTGCTGGATGCCGGCAGCGTGGTCGCCGACGGCACGCCGGCCGAGATCCGCATCAATCCACGGGTAATCGAGGCCTATATCGGGAAGGACGAGATGTCCGGTGCTTGA
- a CDS encoding ABC transporter ATP-binding protein codes for MLELREISVGYGRDVVLPGCSLQVRPGEVVALIGANGAGKSTLVKALSGLLPCRGGSILLDGESIEALSPRDRVRRGIAHVPEGRQVFGGLSVEDNLILGAYAQADLRDAASIKERIAESCLFFPALLERLREPAGNLSGGQQQMLAIARGLMGRPRYLLLDEPSLGLAPLLVSEIFRLVSRLREAGLSILLSEQNARQSLAVSDRAYVLEAGHVTMQGVSRDILETDEIAEKYLGGGTAIGAAPGRQMALDIRLKDILASG; via the coding sequence GTGCTTGAGCTGCGGGAGATTTCTGTCGGCTATGGCCGCGATGTCGTGCTGCCTGGCTGCAGCCTGCAGGTCCGGCCGGGTGAGGTGGTGGCGTTGATCGGCGCCAACGGTGCCGGGAAGTCCACCCTCGTGAAGGCGCTGTCCGGCCTGCTGCCATGTCGTGGCGGCAGTATCCTGCTGGACGGCGAGTCCATCGAGGCTCTGTCCCCGCGCGACCGGGTCCGCCGCGGCATCGCCCACGTGCCGGAGGGGCGGCAAGTCTTCGGAGGGCTGTCGGTGGAGGATAACCTGATCCTGGGCGCCTATGCACAGGCAGATCTCCGGGACGCCGCCTCGATCAAGGAACGGATCGCGGAAAGCTGCCTCTTCTTCCCTGCCCTGCTGGAGCGGCTTCGAGAGCCAGCCGGCAATCTTTCAGGCGGGCAGCAACAGATGCTGGCGATCGCACGCGGGCTGATGGGCCGTCCGCGATACCTTCTGCTTGATGAGCCTTCGCTGGGCCTCGCCCCCTTGCTGGTCAGCGAGATTTTCCGCCTGGTGAGCCGCCTGCGGGAGGCCGGGCTGAGCATCCTGCTGTCCGAGCAGAACGCGCGGCAAAGCTTGGCGGTGTCTGACCGGGCCTATGTGTTGGAAGCTGGGCACGTGACGATGCAGGGCGTTTCCAGGGATATCCTTGAAACGGATGAGATCGCCGAGAAGTACCTGGGGGGTGGCACGGCCATCGGGGCCGCCCCCGGCCGGCAGATGGCGCTGGACATCCGCCTGAAGGACATCCTGGCGTCCGGCTGA
- a CDS encoding NAD(P)-dependent oxidoreductase: MLAEKRIAGAGIDVFLREPPPADHPLLCFDNVIASPHTAGITAEALRQMSVMAAQQWIDVLAGKVPPHLVNPQVWPLYARRFEQLTGHAPDPLS; encoded by the coding sequence TTGCTGGCGGAGAAGCGGATCGCCGGCGCCGGCATCGACGTGTTCCTGCGGGAACCGCCGCCGGCCGACCATCCCCTGCTGTGCTTCGACAACGTCATCGCCAGCCCGCACACCGCGGGCATCACCGCGGAAGCGTTGCGGCAGATGTCCGTGATGGCGGCGCAGCAATGGATCGACGTGCTGGCCGGGAAGGTGCCGCCGCACCTGGTCAATCCCCAGGTCTGGCCACTCTATGCACGCCGCTTTGAACAACTGACGGGACACGCCCCGGACCCGCTGAGCTGA
- a CDS encoding enoyl-CoA hydratase/isomerase family protein, which produces MIRQENRGLARLLVLNRPEKRNALDRAMTEALIAAIDAAEAADDVQTIVVAAEGSVFCAGNDLAEMRALSADRAAERMRLRLSEALLATPGRVGKPVVAAVQGAIIGAGAAFALCCDYLAMTEDSRMSFPEAQHGILPSLIAPVLRRHLPPRLCFDLLTTGRNITAQEALSLGLASRLAARPALLDVAIELATSAARLPPDRLRALKQLCGGDLSDLTPRKTLPAGRGDCR; this is translated from the coding sequence ATGATCCGCCAGGAGAATCGCGGTCTGGCCCGTCTCCTAGTCCTGAACCGGCCCGAGAAGCGCAACGCTCTCGATCGCGCTATGACCGAAGCGCTCATTGCAGCCATCGACGCAGCGGAGGCCGCCGACGATGTGCAGACGATTGTCGTCGCGGCCGAAGGATCCGTCTTCTGCGCCGGGAATGATCTCGCGGAAATGCGGGCGCTATCGGCCGATCGCGCGGCGGAGAGGATGCGCCTTCGGTTGAGCGAAGCGCTCCTGGCGACGCCCGGCCGGGTTGGAAAGCCGGTCGTCGCGGCTGTTCAGGGGGCCATCATCGGAGCCGGAGCAGCCTTCGCCCTCTGCTGCGACTACCTGGCGATGACCGAGGACAGCCGCATGTCCTTCCCGGAGGCGCAGCACGGCATCCTGCCATCACTCATCGCGCCCGTCCTGCGGCGCCACCTGCCTCCGCGCCTATGCTTCGACCTCCTCACGACAGGACGCAACATCACGGCCCAGGAGGCTCTCTCATTGGGGCTCGCGTCGCGTTTGGCAGCAAGGCCGGCATTACTGGATGTGGCCATCGAACTCGCAACGAGCGCTGCAAGGTTGCCGCCGGATCGGCTGCGCGCGCTGAAGCAGCTCTGCGGCGGGGACCTGTCAGATCTCACACCAAGGAAAACCCTGCCTGCGGGCCGCGGAGACTGCAGGTAG
- a CDS encoding CaiB/BaiF CoA transferase family protein yields MKVVSGLRVLDLGSFITAPYAAMLLAELGADVVKVERPDGGDPFRRFQGGLYGPQFQAHNRGKRSLALDFSKPAGREVLLALAARADVMVTNFRPGVAERLGIGWEILHAHNPRLILCEVTGFGRDGPYSRRPAYDTVGQAIGGMAALMREFSEPRVPGPALADAATGLFACYGIMGALLERASRGIGRLVEVNMLDATIALMTDAVSQYAATGVSIGTYTRAALSQAYVLTCSDNKQIGLHLSSPEKFWQALLRAVDRPEWNDDPRFSTREGRVAQYGELAHALAKVFAERSRREWTVRLEEADVPFAPVHEIQDVESDPQVQHLGTVYELDHPIHGAVRAPRRPIWYDGQREMELRPPPMLGEHSADILRELGMEDRLPVLRAMGLVQGFEDPPASAVADG; encoded by the coding sequence ATGAAGGTCGTCAGCGGGCTTCGCGTGCTTGATCTCGGCTCCTTCATCACGGCCCCCTATGCGGCCATGCTGCTGGCCGAGCTGGGGGCGGATGTGGTGAAGGTGGAGCGGCCGGACGGCGGCGATCCGTTCCGGCGTTTCCAGGGCGGCCTCTACGGGCCGCAATTCCAGGCTCACAATCGTGGAAAACGCAGCCTTGCCCTGGATTTCTCGAAGCCGGCCGGGCGGGAAGTTCTTCTCGCCCTCGCGGCCCGGGCAGACGTCATGGTGACGAATTTCCGGCCGGGTGTCGCGGAGCGCCTCGGGATCGGCTGGGAGATCCTTCATGCGCACAATCCACGCCTGATCCTGTGCGAGGTGACAGGCTTTGGTCGCGATGGCCCGTATTCGCGCCGGCCGGCCTATGACACGGTCGGCCAGGCCATCGGCGGGATGGCTGCCCTGATGCGGGAGTTCTCGGAACCTCGGGTGCCCGGACCAGCCCTCGCGGACGCCGCGACGGGCCTGTTCGCCTGCTACGGGATCATGGGCGCCCTGCTTGAGCGAGCGTCACGCGGCATCGGCCGGCTCGTTGAGGTCAATATGCTGGACGCGACCATAGCGCTGATGACCGACGCCGTTTCCCAGTACGCGGCGACCGGCGTGTCGATCGGCACCTACACGCGCGCCGCTCTCTCGCAGGCCTATGTTCTCACCTGCTCGGACAACAAGCAGATCGGTTTGCATCTCTCCTCGCCAGAAAAGTTCTGGCAGGCTCTGCTCCGTGCCGTCGACCGCCCGGAATGGAATGACGATCCCCGCTTCTCTACCCGGGAGGGAAGGGTCGCGCAGTACGGTGAGCTGGCGCATGCGCTGGCGAAGGTGTTTGCCGAGCGCTCGCGTCGCGAATGGACGGTACGGCTGGAAGAGGCCGATGTCCCCTTCGCGCCGGTTCACGAGATACAGGATGTCGAGTCCGATCCTCAGGTGCAGCATCTCGGAACCGTGTACGAGCTGGATCATCCGATACACGGCGCGGTGAGGGCACCTCGGCGCCCGATCTGGTATGACGGCCAGCGCGAAATGGAATTGAGGCCCCCGCCGATGCTCGGCGAGCACAGTGCAGACATTCTCCGGGAGCTTGGAATGGAGGACCGGCTGCCGGTCCTCCGTGCCATGGGTCTGGTGCAAGGGTTTGAAGACCCGCCAGCGAGTGCGGTGGCGGACGGATGA
- a CDS encoding acyl-CoA dehydrogenase family protein, with product MDFALSETQRQLAETVGALMERHATRSYIRALDREGRYPLELYDAWAEAGLFALPFPEEHGGLGGTPLDLVVLAEAMSAKGFDFFTAYAAGVFCGLNILRHGTEAQRRDIVPAIISGVQRMAICVSEPDAGSDAAAMRTAAKWDGEAWRLNGRKLWSTGAGAPNTLLNVYARSDPQAPTRNAISLFLVPNSASGVELRKLDMLGRRCVGTYEITFDDVRVPPDALVGEPNAGWSYLLSGLRLERLCSAAGYCGSAQAVLDMAVTYAGERAQFGRPIGSNQALAHLLADMRVDVEAARLLTHRAAWALEQGGDALAEITMAKLFGSEAYVRAANAGMQVMGAYGYSMEFDMQRHFRDARSTTIGAGTSQMQRNLLAGLMGLKVG from the coding sequence ATGGATTTCGCTCTGAGCGAAACGCAGCGGCAACTCGCAGAGACCGTAGGGGCACTGATGGAGCGCCATGCGACGCGGTCCTATATCCGTGCGCTCGACCGGGAGGGCCGGTATCCTCTGGAACTCTATGACGCCTGGGCCGAGGCCGGACTCTTCGCCCTTCCCTTTCCAGAGGAGCATGGAGGTCTCGGGGGCACCCCGCTGGACCTCGTCGTCCTCGCGGAGGCCATGTCTGCGAAGGGCTTCGACTTCTTCACCGCCTATGCCGCCGGCGTGTTCTGCGGCCTGAACATCCTGCGTCACGGCACAGAGGCCCAGCGCAGAGACATCGTCCCCGCCATCATCTCTGGCGTCCAGCGGATGGCGATTTGCGTCTCCGAGCCGGATGCCGGGTCCGATGCGGCGGCCATGCGCACCGCGGCCAAGTGGGACGGAGAGGCGTGGCGGCTGAACGGCCGCAAGCTCTGGTCGACCGGTGCCGGGGCCCCGAACACCTTGCTCAACGTCTATGCCCGGTCCGATCCGCAGGCGCCAACCCGGAATGCGATCTCTTTGTTCCTTGTTCCGAACTCGGCGAGCGGCGTGGAACTGCGCAAGCTCGACATGCTCGGCCGGAGGTGCGTCGGAACCTACGAGATCACCTTCGACGACGTGCGCGTGCCTCCGGACGCGCTGGTGGGAGAACCCAACGCGGGATGGAGCTACCTCCTCTCGGGCCTCCGCCTGGAGCGCCTGTGCTCCGCGGCGGGGTATTGCGGCAGCGCTCAGGCCGTCCTCGACATGGCCGTCACCTATGCCGGGGAGCGCGCGCAGTTCGGCCGCCCGATCGGCAGCAATCAGGCGCTCGCGCATCTCCTGGCGGATATGCGCGTGGATGTTGAGGCCGCCCGGCTGCTGACCCACAGGGCCGCGTGGGCGCTGGAGCAAGGTGGAGATGCCCTGGCAGAGATTACGATGGCGAAGCTTTTTGGGTCGGAAGCCTATGTGCGTGCGGCGAATGCGGGGATGCAGGTCATGGGAGCCTATGGCTACAGCATGGAATTCGACATGCAGCGACACTTCCGGGATGCGCGCAGCACCACCATTGGCGCCGGCACCTCGCAGATGCAGCGGAACCTGCTCGCGGGCCTCATGGGCCTGAAGGTCGGGTGA
- a CDS encoding citryl-CoA lyase translates to MTDPQGAGARTPIRSDMGFSTPDRVVVQGRDLPGEIIGHLDLGAMAFLEITGRIPTKAEARVFNALLVTLVEHGMTPQAMAARLVYLGAPEALQAAVAAGLCGMGSMFGGGAEAAARMLQEANGRDAPEIVESYIAARRPIPGLGHPVHKPVDPRTARLFDIAAEHGFSGPHVALLRRIAEAAEQRTGRTLPINATGAIGAVMTEMGFDWRLCRGVAVIGRAVGLVGHIAEELRAPIARTLWEQTEGEVTQHALEAEAP, encoded by the coding sequence ATGACCGACCCGCAAGGCGCAGGGGCGAGAACGCCGATCCGTTCCGACATGGGATTCAGCACGCCCGATCGCGTGGTTGTCCAGGGCCGGGACCTGCCCGGCGAGATCATCGGCCATCTCGATCTTGGCGCGATGGCCTTCCTTGAGATCACCGGGCGTATCCCGACGAAGGCCGAGGCGCGGGTCTTCAACGCCCTCCTGGTCACCCTGGTGGAGCACGGCATGACCCCGCAGGCCATGGCCGCGCGGCTCGTCTATCTTGGCGCACCGGAGGCACTCCAGGCCGCTGTCGCGGCCGGGCTATGTGGGATGGGATCAATGTTCGGCGGCGGCGCGGAAGCTGCCGCCCGCATGCTGCAGGAGGCGAATGGCCGTGATGCGCCAGAGATCGTCGAGAGCTACATCGCGGCCCGGCGGCCCATCCCCGGGCTCGGGCATCCCGTGCACAAGCCCGTGGACCCCAGGACGGCCCGGCTCTTCGACATCGCGGCCGAGCATGGCTTCTCGGGCCCGCATGTCGCGCTGCTGCGAAGGATCGCCGAAGCGGCGGAGCAGCGGACCGGCCGCACCCTGCCGATCAACGCGACCGGCGCCATCGGGGCCGTCATGACCGAGATGGGATTCGACTGGCGCCTGTGCCGCGGCGTGGCGGTCATTGGCCGCGCCGTCGGACTGGTCGGACACATCGCCGAGGAACTCCGGGCTCCCATCGCCCGCACTCTGTGGGAGCAAACGGAAGGCGAGGTGACTCAGCATGCCCTGGAGGCGGAGGCGCCATGA
- a CDS encoding tripartite tricarboxylate transporter substrate binding protein: MRIAKRHGARSLCMAALNIQGGNMIKSCDIGIGRRLVLAAAVAAPLAEAAAREFPERTLRLIVPYPPGGGTDIAARLLAERLRATLAQPVVIENRPGASESIGTEAVVRAASDGYTIGLITNAVCIHPSMNMRLPYNAQRDLLPISTVVRIPHVLVVHPSVQATTLAELLSLVRAQPNRFSYASLGPASPHAVAMEWLKQLTGTQILQVPYSGVAPAVTAVANGEVQMTLSGITAAVPQIEAGRLRPIAVSPAAGIASYPDWPPIARDVPGFDMASWYGVVAPAGVDRAIVAGLRDAIAAALATPEVRQAIAALGGEIAPSTPEEFQALIRRETELWSQVIGASGARVE; encoded by the coding sequence ATGCGTATCGCGAAGCGGCATGGAGCGCGCAGCCTTTGTATGGCGGCACTGAACATTCAGGGAGGCAACATGATCAAGTCGTGTGATATTGGCATCGGTCGGAGGCTCGTGCTTGCCGCCGCAGTCGCAGCACCGCTCGCCGAAGCCGCAGCTCGGGAGTTTCCCGAACGTACCCTTCGCTTGATCGTGCCCTATCCACCTGGCGGCGGGACCGATATCGCGGCACGCCTGCTCGCCGAACGGCTGAGAGCGACTCTAGCGCAGCCGGTGGTGATAGAGAACCGGCCCGGCGCGAGCGAGAGCATCGGCACCGAGGCGGTCGTCAGGGCCGCATCCGATGGCTACACCATCGGCCTGATCACGAATGCCGTCTGCATCCATCCCAGCATGAACATGCGCCTTCCGTACAATGCGCAGCGCGATCTCCTGCCGATCAGCACCGTCGTAAGGATTCCTCACGTCCTGGTGGTGCATCCCAGCGTCCAGGCGACGACACTTGCCGAGTTGCTGAGCCTTGTTCGTGCCCAGCCTAATCGGTTCAGCTACGCGTCCCTCGGACCGGCGAGCCCCCATGCTGTCGCCATGGAATGGCTCAAGCAGCTCACTGGCACGCAAATTCTCCAGGTGCCCTATTCCGGCGTCGCCCCGGCGGTGACCGCCGTGGCCAATGGCGAGGTGCAGATGACCTTGTCCGGCATCACCGCGGCCGTTCCGCAGATCGAGGCGGGCCGCCTGCGGCCGATTGCGGTCTCCCCGGCCGCAGGCATCGCCTCCTACCCGGACTGGCCTCCCATCGCGCGGGACGTACCCGGCTTCGACATGGCCTCCTGGTATGGCGTCGTGGCCCCGGCCGGAGTGGACCGCGCGATCGTGGCCGGCCTGCGAGACGCGATCGCGGCGGCCCTCGCCACGCCGGAAGTGCGCCAGGCGATCGCGGCGCTCGGTGGCGAGATCGCCCCGAGCACCCCGGAGGAGTTCCAGGCCCTGATCCGTCGAGAGACCGAGCTATGGTCGCAGGTTATCGGCGCCAGTGGCGCGCGCGTGGAGTGA
- a CDS encoding aspartate/glutamate racemase family protein yields the protein MAFVVGEYPEKEKRRRENAALAFSSADVEVGIVQVPATPYLHGLTPAEIQLVAPAFIEAFRRAESLGYDAVVPLGTLDLGVDGGRSAVDIPVIGPTEAMLHVASVLGDRFGGIVYHEDLLPMLQAIVRRYGMEHKMAGWRCSGFDLPDISNNRAAMAENFVAQARSLVRDDQCDVILALGITQCPVMMDPVELSKEIGVPVVEGIGAPIRLAGLLAGLGLSHSRRRWRRSLSRAQPAAPPDDSHR from the coding sequence GTGGCCTTCGTCGTCGGCGAATACCCGGAGAAAGAGAAGCGTCGTCGGGAGAACGCCGCGCTCGCCTTCAGTTCTGCCGATGTGGAGGTCGGGATCGTCCAGGTGCCGGCGACACCTTACCTCCACGGCCTCACGCCTGCGGAGATCCAGCTCGTAGCCCCGGCCTTCATCGAGGCGTTTCGCAGGGCCGAGAGCCTCGGATATGACGCGGTCGTTCCCCTCGGAACACTCGATCTCGGGGTGGATGGCGGCCGATCGGCTGTGGACATCCCCGTGATCGGGCCGACCGAGGCGATGCTCCATGTCGCAAGCGTCCTTGGCGACCGCTTCGGAGGGATCGTCTACCACGAGGATCTGCTCCCCATGCTTCAGGCCATCGTCCGGCGCTATGGGATGGAGCACAAGATGGCGGGGTGGCGTTGCTCGGGGTTCGACCTCCCGGACATCAGCAACAACCGAGCTGCGATGGCGGAGAACTTCGTCGCACAAGCCCGCAGCCTCGTCCGCGACGATCAGTGCGACGTGATTCTCGCACTCGGCATAACGCAATGCCCCGTGATGATGGATCCGGTCGAACTCTCGAAGGAGATAGGGGTACCGGTCGTCGAAGGGATCGGAGCGCCAATCCGCCTGGCGGGCCTGCTCGCGGGCCTCGGTCTGTCACACAGCCGTCGGCGCTGGCGCCGGTCCCTGTCTCGTGCACAGCCGGCCGCGCCACCGGACGACTCACATCGATAG
- a CDS encoding IS5 family transposase: MWTDTTRAQYARAELALPSDLTDAEWALLEPFFPPASHVGRPRKWPLRRIVEAILYLLRGGLPWRMLPPCFPPVSTVRRWFYLWRDNRLWLSLNHALLLIAREGTGREASPSAGVIDSQSVKTTESGGPRGYDAGKKTKGRKRHILTDTDGNLVHAVVHTADIQDRDGAPLVLAEIIKRFPWLRHVFADGGYAGDKLRDALRRIGKWTVEIVKRSDAARGFVVLPRRWVVERTLAWLNRNRRLAKDFEQTIASATAWLFIASIQLFARRIARP, from the coding sequence ATGTGGACCGATACCACTCGGGCGCAGTATGCCCGTGCGGAACTGGCTTTGCCAAGCGATTTGACCGATGCCGAATGGGCACTGCTGGAGCCGTTCTTTCCGCCAGCATCGCATGTGGGCCGCCCGCGCAAGTGGCCACTCAGGCGGATTGTCGAGGCGATCCTGTATCTGCTGCGTGGCGGCCTGCCGTGGCGGATGCTGCCGCCCTGCTTTCCGCCGGTCTCGACGGTGCGGCGCTGGTTCTACCTGTGGCGGGACAATAGGCTGTGGTTGTCATTGAACCATGCTCTGTTGCTGATCGCCCGTGAGGGGACGGGTCGCGAAGCCTCGCCCAGCGCCGGGGTAATCGACAGCCAAAGCGTCAAAACCACGGAAAGCGGCGGACCTCGGGGCTATGATGCGGGCAAGAAGACCAAGGGCCGCAAGCGCCACATCCTGACCGACACCGACGGCAATCTCGTCCATGCGGTAGTCCACACCGCCGACATCCAGGACCGTGACGGTGCGCCGCTGGTGCTGGCCGAGATCATCAAGCGCTTCCCGTGGCTGCGCCATGTCTTCGCCGATGGTGGATATGCTGGCGACAAGCTCAGGGACGCCCTCCGGCGGATCGGCAAATGGACCGTCGAGATCGTCAAACGGTCAGATGCCGCAAGAGGGTTTGTCGTCCTCCCGCGCCGTTGGGTTGTCGAACGCACACTGGCTTGGCTCAATCGGAACCGCCGCCTCGCCAAGGACTTCGAGCAGACCATCGCATCGGCTACCGCATGGCTCTTCATCGCCTCGATCCAGCTCTTCGCACGCCGCATCGCAAGGCCATGA